The Congregibacter litoralis KT71 genome contains a region encoding:
- a CDS encoding type II toxin-antitoxin system VapC family toxin, translating into MWLVDTSVWIDHFRSDSSDLRRLLEDGMVVTHEFVIGELACGRLKDREAVLGFFESLPRVALVSHSEFLHFVGAHQLEGTGLNFVDIHLLASSRLTEGVQIWTRDERLSRAAGDFPVH; encoded by the coding sequence ATGTGGCTGGTGGATACCTCGGTATGGATTGATCATTTTCGTAGCGACTCTTCGGACCTCCGACGTCTCCTTGAAGACGGAATGGTGGTCACCCACGAGTTTGTCATCGGTGAGCTTGCTTGCGGCAGACTAAAAGATCGGGAGGCTGTGCTGGGGTTTTTCGAGAGCCTGCCGCGCGTGGCGCTGGTAAGTCACTCAGAGTTCTTGCACTTCGTGGGCGCTCACCAGCTGGAGGGTACCGGTCTCAACTTTGTCGACATCCATTTGCTCGCATCCAGTCGACTGACTGAGGGCGTGCAAATCTGGACGCGTGACGAGCGACTCAGCCGCGCTGCCGGCGATTTCCCGGTTCATTAA
- the ispE gene encoding 4-(cytidine 5'-diphospho)-2-C-methyl-D-erythritol kinase — MLPITVSAPAKLNLFLHITGQRPDGYHNLQTLFQLLDFGDELTFSVRDDDQIKLHCEDGVLEDLAPEDNLIVRAAQLLQDNAKDSPPAHGGEGCRGADIHLLKRLPAGGGLGGGSSDAASTLLALNQLWELNLSIDVLADLGRQLGADVPVFVRGHSAWAEGIGEELEPVELTERWFLVIHPGCHVSTKGIFSHPQLTRDTPAITMAAFFTGPTRNDFENLVRCLAEPVDKALIWLEKFGEARMTGSGACVFASFDSEAQAKAVLQEVPGQWQGFVARGVNRSPVREQLDGLPPG, encoded by the coding sequence ATGCTACCAATCACCGTCAGCGCTCCCGCCAAACTGAATCTGTTCCTGCACATCACGGGGCAGCGCCCCGACGGTTATCACAATCTCCAGACGCTGTTTCAACTCCTGGATTTTGGTGACGAGCTGACCTTCTCGGTTCGCGACGACGACCAGATCAAGCTTCACTGCGAGGACGGCGTCCTTGAAGATCTTGCCCCCGAAGACAATCTCATCGTGCGTGCAGCGCAGCTTTTACAGGACAACGCAAAGGACAGCCCGCCCGCGCACGGTGGCGAAGGCTGCCGCGGCGCAGATATCCACCTGCTCAAACGCCTGCCCGCGGGGGGCGGCCTGGGCGGCGGAAGCTCGGATGCCGCGAGCACGCTGCTAGCCCTCAACCAGCTATGGGAACTCAATCTATCGATCGATGTTTTGGCGGATCTGGGTCGTCAGCTGGGTGCCGACGTGCCGGTTTTTGTGCGCGGTCACAGTGCCTGGGCCGAGGGCATCGGCGAGGAACTGGAGCCCGTGGAGCTGACCGAGCGCTGGTTTCTGGTGATTCACCCCGGCTGTCACGTATCAACAAAAGGGATTTTTTCACACCCGCAATTGACACGCGACACCCCCGCCATCACAATGGCCGCCTTTTTTACGGGGCCTACCCGTAACGACTTCGAAAACCTTGTGCGATGCCTTGCCGAACCTGTGGATAAGGCTTTGATTTGGTTAGAGAAATTCGGGGAGGCAAGAATGACCGGCAGTGGTGCCTGCGTGTTCGCAAGCTTCGACAGCGAAGCGCAGGCAAAGGCAGTCCTGCAGGAAGTACCCGGGCAATGGCAAGGCTTTGTTGCCCGCGGTGTGAATCGGTCACCCGTCCGGGAACAGCTTGACGGGCTGCCGCCCGGGTAA
- the lolB gene encoding lipoprotein insertase outer membrane protein LolB: MPALFLALVLALISGCSTLPAPPRPAPPPPETGQLSEEARWAERQAVIGTLENWRVRGKVAYRLPDDAGSANLDWQQTGGQSSLRLSGPMGVGSTEIRNEGALLRVKRDGIERLYPADAAPWLSGGQLLPVPVNSIQHWLRGVPDPAIATADLETENALATRIEQNGWVVEYDEYREAQELSPGLALPSRLNLSAPDSGLTLRIILRAWEP, encoded by the coding sequence ATGCCCGCCCTGTTTCTAGCGCTGGTTTTAGCCCTGATCAGCGGATGCTCCACCCTACCGGCACCCCCGCGGCCTGCGCCTCCTCCGCCGGAGACCGGACAGCTGAGTGAGGAGGCCCGCTGGGCAGAGCGACAGGCCGTCATTGGCACGCTGGAAAACTGGCGTGTCCGCGGCAAGGTCGCCTATCGCCTGCCGGACGATGCCGGCAGCGCGAATCTTGACTGGCAACAGACCGGCGGGCAGAGCAGCCTGAGACTGTCGGGTCCCATGGGCGTGGGGAGCACGGAAATACGCAACGAGGGCGCCCTCCTGCGCGTGAAGCGCGATGGCATCGAGCGGCTTTATCCCGCGGATGCGGCGCCCTGGCTATCGGGAGGCCAGCTGCTTCCCGTGCCCGTGAATTCCATTCAGCACTGGCTGCGCGGCGTGCCCGACCCCGCGATAGCTACAGCAGACCTTGAGACCGAGAATGCCCTGGCAACGCGCATTGAACAGAACGGCTGGGTCGTGGAATACGATGAGTATCGCGAGGCACAGGAACTGAGTCCGGGCCTGGCGCTGCCGTCGCGCTTGAATTTGTCGGCGCCCGATAGCGGGCTCACTCTGAGAATCATCTTGCGGGCATGGGAGCCTTAG
- a CDS encoding type II toxin-antitoxin system VapB family antitoxin: MRTTVSIDDQLFAEASRLTGITENTELIRFAIKRLVEREAARRLACLGGKMPGLEIPGRRALATTEDDEGVEDGEDKKR, from the coding sequence ATGAGAACCACTGTGAGTATCGACGATCAACTGTTCGCAGAGGCGAGTCGTCTTACGGGCATCACCGAGAACACCGAACTGATTCGTTTTGCCATCAAACGATTGGTAGAGCGGGAGGCCGCCCGGCGCTTGGCGTGTCTTGGTGGCAAGATGCCGGGTTTGGAAATTCCCGGGCGCCGCGCACTGGCCACGACCGAGGATGACGAGGGTGTAGAGGATGGCGAGGATAAAAAGCGCTGA
- the hemA gene encoding glutamyl-tRNA reductase: MNLIALGINHNSAHVDVRERVAFAPEQVSEAMNDVCRSAEIDEVVVLSTCNRTELYAVAPPSKPLDEKARELIDWMANYHHLSADDLRGAAYHHEGEAALRHMVHVAAGLDSMVLGEPQIFGQLKSAYAVANDAGTVGSELGRLFPRVFSIAKKVRTDTAIGENPVSVAFAAVDVARRIFTDLSDCNALLVGAGETIELVTRHLIEAGVSNIVIANRTLGRARELAQQFGADAVLLAEIPDHLPKSDIVITSTASQLPIIGKGTVESALKARRHRPMLMVDIAVPRDIEPQVSELRDIYLYSVDDLRQIVDGNLRARQQEVSKADEIIAQGIASVGEEHRSLAAVDLVKQYRKAAESVRQRELDKALASITRGDDPQQVVAQLARAITNKLIHAPTTGLKKASAEGRHDVLGHAARLLDLKAEAPETAETASGRAPKTAPEKAATEAADDLTATTIASVAVDGVTESESPRTPGPTLQ; this comes from the coding sequence GTGAACCTCATAGCACTGGGCATTAATCATAACTCCGCACACGTCGATGTGCGCGAGCGTGTTGCCTTTGCGCCGGAACAGGTGTCCGAAGCCATGAACGATGTCTGCCGCTCGGCGGAGATCGACGAGGTTGTCGTACTTTCTACCTGCAATCGCACGGAACTCTACGCCGTAGCGCCGCCTTCGAAGCCCCTGGACGAAAAGGCCCGGGAGCTCATCGACTGGATGGCGAACTATCATCACCTTTCCGCAGATGATCTGCGCGGCGCGGCCTATCACCACGAAGGTGAAGCAGCGCTGAGACATATGGTGCATGTGGCCGCGGGCCTGGATTCCATGGTTCTTGGCGAGCCGCAGATTTTTGGTCAGCTGAAATCAGCCTATGCCGTTGCGAATGATGCGGGCACCGTGGGCAGTGAACTCGGCCGATTGTTTCCCCGCGTATTCTCCATCGCCAAAAAAGTGCGTACGGATACCGCCATTGGCGAAAACCCTGTGTCCGTGGCCTTCGCCGCGGTGGACGTGGCGCGGCGTATCTTTACGGACCTCAGCGACTGTAATGCGCTATTGGTGGGTGCCGGCGAAACCATCGAGCTGGTGACCCGCCATCTTATCGAGGCGGGCGTGAGCAATATCGTCATTGCCAACCGGACCCTCGGGCGTGCCCGGGAGCTGGCCCAGCAGTTTGGTGCTGACGCCGTGCTCCTGGCGGAGATTCCCGACCATCTTCCCAAATCTGACATTGTCATTACCTCCACGGCCAGCCAACTGCCTATCATCGGTAAAGGCACGGTAGAGTCGGCGCTCAAGGCGCGACGTCACCGCCCCATGCTCATGGTCGATATTGCCGTTCCCCGAGATATCGAGCCTCAGGTCAGCGAGCTCCGGGATATCTACCTCTACAGCGTTGATGACCTCCGGCAGATTGTCGATGGCAATCTTCGCGCGCGTCAGCAGGAAGTCAGCAAAGCGGATGAGATCATCGCCCAGGGCATTGCCAGCGTGGGTGAGGAGCACCGTTCCCTGGCTGCAGTGGATCTGGTGAAGCAGTACCGCAAAGCTGCAGAGAGCGTAAGACAACGGGAGCTGGACAAAGCCCTCGCGTCCATCACGCGCGGCGACGATCCCCAGCAAGTGGTGGCGCAGCTCGCCCGGGCCATCACCAACAAGTTGATACACGCTCCGACCACGGGCCTCAAAAAAGCCAGTGCCGAAGGGCGTCACGATGTCCTGGGCCATGCTGCGCGGCTTCTGGATCTCAAGGCCGAGGCACCCGAGACCGCGGAGACTGCTTCGGGGCGAGCGCCGAAGACAGCGCCAGAAAAAGCCGCCACCGAGGCTGCCGACGATCTGACGGCGACCACGATCGCCAGCGTCGCCGTTGATGGCGTTACCGAGAGCGAGAGTCCCAGGACGCCCGGCCCCACCCTGCAGTGA
- the prfA gene encoding peptide chain release factor 1: MKPSLLLKLETLSERHEEVSALLGDPGVISDQDQFRRLSREFSELETVVKCFGEYQELQGDLEAAESMLADDDADMREMAKTEISEGEARREALEAELQLLLLPRDPKDSHNVFLEIRAGTGGDEAAIFSGDLQRMYSRFAERQGWRIEVLSERPGEHGGYKEIISRIEGSDVYAYLKFESGAHRVQRVPETESQGRIHTSACTVAILAEPEELEAVEINKADLRVDTYRASGAGGQHVNKTDSAVRLTHLPTGIVVECQDERSQHKNRARAMSLLQAKLDSVAEESQASEQAEQRRNLVGTGDRSDRIRTYNFPQGRVTDHRINLTLYKLDEVMAGDMEAVLGPLRQEHQADQLAAMSGQ; this comes from the coding sequence GTGAAACCCTCATTGCTGCTCAAATTGGAGACGCTGTCCGAGCGTCATGAAGAGGTCTCGGCCCTGCTCGGCGACCCCGGCGTCATCTCTGATCAGGACCAGTTTCGTCGCTTGTCCCGGGAGTTTTCGGAGCTGGAAACCGTCGTCAAGTGTTTTGGCGAGTATCAGGAACTGCAGGGCGATCTCGAAGCCGCGGAATCGATGCTCGCGGACGATGATGCCGACATGCGGGAAATGGCAAAGACCGAAATCAGCGAGGGCGAAGCGCGGCGCGAGGCTTTGGAAGCCGAGCTGCAGTTGCTCCTCCTGCCCCGGGATCCCAAGGACAGCCACAACGTGTTTCTGGAAATTCGCGCAGGCACCGGCGGCGACGAAGCCGCTATTTTCTCCGGCGATCTCCAGCGAATGTACAGCCGTTTTGCCGAGCGCCAGGGATGGCGTATCGAGGTGCTCTCGGAGCGCCCCGGCGAACACGGCGGATACAAGGAAATCATCAGTCGCATTGAAGGCAGCGATGTCTACGCCTATCTCAAATTCGAGTCCGGCGCCCACCGGGTACAGCGGGTGCCCGAGACCGAGTCCCAGGGACGTATTCACACCTCTGCCTGCACCGTTGCGATTCTCGCCGAGCCCGAGGAGCTGGAGGCCGTGGAAATCAACAAGGCGGACCTGCGCGTTGACACCTACCGCGCATCGGGTGCCGGCGGTCAGCACGTCAACAAAACCGATTCCGCCGTGCGCCTGACCCACCTGCCCACGGGTATTGTTGTGGAGTGCCAGGATGAGCGCTCCCAGCACAAGAACCGGGCCCGGGCCATGTCGCTGCTCCAGGCCAAACTCGACAGCGTTGCGGAAGAATCCCAGGCCAGCGAGCAGGCAGAACAGCGGCGGAATCTCGTGGGCACGGGGGATCGCTCAGACCGCATCCGAACCTATAACTTCCCCCAGGGACGCGTCACGGACCACCGCATCAATCTGACACTGTACAAGCTTGACGAAGTCATGGCCGGCGATATGGAGGCGGTGCTGGGTCCTCTTCGCCAGGAGCATCAGGCCGATCAGCTGGCGGCCATGTCCGGACAGTAA
- a CDS encoding tetratricopeptide repeat protein produces the protein MFSHASFRRLFLIPALLSSLALVGGCAGTDRMVDTAEPNSDDPVVAAATDAVKEPPPPPVPERPIPEASVYPLLLAEFALRRRDFDTALNTYLEQADVLQDPAVSAHATHLAQYLQREREAFRAVRLWVALEPDNIEANGTLATLLARQGRNREALPYLATVARAGEKAKFPVLLNRYKALRPADQLGLDSDTQALLDDDLGDDVSLRLTHALMAEERGDAATTRARLAPVFALKPYQRQALILEAKLNLAEGIDEPLARMEEALDVDPTRTELRLQYARLLASQDMAAAREQFEILSAEAPHNADLLFSLALISHELEDNEAAKGYLQQIIALNQRRDEAYLFLGQIARSEDDLDEAIQLFQQVGDGAELMKATISIAQIQVAEGREQELADYMDRLRQSYPPRKEQLYALEANIYSETDHDEKGLELLNRAIDEFPESDNLRYARSVAHEKAGNIAAAETDLRDIIERDPDNATALNALGYTLANSTDRYDEARVLIEKALALSPNEPSILDSMGWVLYHHGDLENAKEYLTRAYAAFPDPEVAAHLGEVLWAIGNTTGAMTVWRAALVKDPQHGVLNETLTRLGISLQADADS, from the coding sequence ATGTTCTCGCACGCTTCTTTTCGCCGTCTCTTTCTTATCCCCGCGCTGCTCTCGAGCCTCGCGCTGGTGGGAGGCTGCGCCGGCACGGATCGCATGGTCGACACCGCAGAACCCAACTCCGACGATCCCGTAGTGGCAGCGGCAACGGATGCGGTCAAAGAACCCCCGCCCCCACCGGTGCCTGAGCGACCCATTCCCGAAGCATCGGTTTACCCCTTATTGCTGGCTGAATTTGCTCTGCGACGTCGTGACTTTGATACGGCGCTCAACACCTATCTGGAGCAGGCGGACGTTCTTCAGGACCCCGCGGTAAGCGCTCATGCCACGCACCTCGCGCAATATCTGCAGCGCGAGCGCGAAGCTTTTCGGGCGGTACGCCTGTGGGTTGCCCTGGAGCCCGACAACATAGAAGCCAATGGCACCCTGGCGACTCTCCTGGCACGTCAGGGGCGCAACCGGGAGGCCCTGCCCTATCTGGCAACCGTGGCCCGAGCCGGAGAGAAGGCCAAGTTTCCCGTATTGCTGAATCGCTACAAGGCGCTGCGCCCTGCCGATCAGCTGGGGCTGGACAGCGACACCCAGGCGCTCCTCGATGATGACCTCGGGGACGATGTGTCCTTGCGGCTTACCCACGCCCTGATGGCGGAGGAGCGCGGTGACGCTGCCACCACCCGGGCGCGTCTGGCGCCGGTGTTTGCCCTTAAACCCTATCAGCGGCAGGCGCTGATTCTGGAAGCCAAGCTCAACCTCGCCGAGGGAATCGACGAGCCCCTGGCGCGCATGGAAGAAGCGCTGGACGTGGATCCGACGCGAACCGAACTGCGCCTCCAATATGCCCGACTTCTTGCAAGCCAGGACATGGCGGCAGCGCGGGAGCAGTTTGAGATTCTCTCCGCGGAAGCACCCCACAACGCGGACCTGCTCTTCTCTCTTGCCCTTATCAGTCACGAACTCGAGGACAATGAGGCAGCAAAGGGCTATCTCCAACAAATTATTGCCCTGAACCAGCGCAGAGACGAGGCTTATCTGTTCCTCGGTCAGATTGCCCGCAGCGAAGATGATCTCGACGAGGCGATACAGCTGTTTCAGCAGGTAGGCGATGGCGCCGAACTCATGAAGGCCACCATCAGCATTGCCCAGATTCAGGTTGCCGAAGGCCGGGAGCAGGAGCTGGCGGATTACATGGATCGCCTGCGGCAGAGCTACCCTCCGCGCAAAGAGCAGCTTTATGCCCTGGAGGCCAACATCTACAGCGAGACTGATCACGACGAGAAGGGTCTGGAGCTACTGAACCGCGCCATCGACGAGTTTCCTGAGTCCGACAACCTGCGTTATGCCCGCTCCGTCGCCCATGAGAAAGCGGGGAATATCGCTGCTGCAGAAACGGACCTGCGGGACATTATCGAGCGGGACCCGGATAATGCCACCGCCCTTAACGCTTTGGGTTACACTCTGGCCAACAGCACGGACCGCTATGACGAGGCCAGAGTACTGATCGAAAAGGCCCTGGCCCTGTCACCCAACGAGCCATCCATTCTCGACAGCATGGGGTGGGTTCTTTATCACCACGGTGATTTGGAGAACGCGAAGGAGTATCTGACCCGCGCTTATGCCGCCTTCCCGGATCCCGAGGTCGCTGCCCACCTGGGAGAAGTGCTATGGGCGATTGGCAATACCACGGGCGCTATGACAGTATGGCGTGCCGCCCTAGTGAAAGACCCTCAGCACGGGGTACTCAACGAAACCCTCACTCGCCTCGGTATCAGCCTCCAAGCCGACGCCGACTCCTGA